The bacterium region TATAAAAAATAAGGAGAAAGGGAGAAGATGGAGAAGTGGAGAAAAGAAGAGTTAACTGATAGGATTATTAATGCCTGTATTAATGTCCATAAAGAGTTAGGGCCTGGTTTTCTGGAG contains the following coding sequences:
- a CDS encoding GxxExxY protein, yielding MEKWRKEELTDRIINACINVHKELGPGFLESIYHNALKVEFARQNIIFE